A stretch of DNA from Noviherbaspirillum sedimenti:
CACTGGGTGACGGATGCGCGGTGGATCTTTGCGCGTAACATAATACGTTGCATTTACTTCTCCTGACTGCATTACTGCATGTTGCTACCATCGCGCCTGTATCAGTGGACAGCAATGGAAAAAATAATACGAGCGCATTCGGCACCCGTCGCGAGCTCGGCGGCAATGCCGATTTTCATGGATTTCCGAAAAATCGAAAAAACCCGTGAAATATTACACGCAATTCCGCGCTGTCGTAGCACCTGCGGCAATATCGTCAAAACGCCGGAATTCTGGCGATATATTTCCCAAAAGAAATATACACAAACTTTGTTCGACATCATGAAATAATGCCTTGCTTTTCGACCATTTTCCAGACAATTCCTCAAGTCAACTTGCTAAAAATCAATACATCGATTGTATTATCGCCTTGGCCCCCCTCCCCATTCCCCTTGCGACCACCACATCGCCGCCCTGGTAGCCGCGATAAATCCTTACCGTCACGGTAAAATGACGGTCTTTCAAAAAATGCTGCGGCCATCTTGCCTGCCTCATGGGCTGCGATGTGCTGCGCGGCCATCCCCGACATGACTTCAGCAACCTGGAAACCCGCCGTCACAGTCGCCGCCATCATCGAGCGCGGCGGCCGCTTTTTGCTGGTGGAAGAAGAAACCAGCGACGGCATCCGCTTCAACCAGCCTGCCGGCCACCTTGATCCGGGCGAAACGCTGATCCAGGCGGTTGCCCGCGAAACCCTGGAAGAGGCCGCGCACGACTTCGAAGCCACCGCCCTGGTCGGCGTCTACATGTCGCGCTACCTGTCTTCACGCACCGGGCAGGAAGTGACCTACCTGCGCTTTGCCTTCTCCGGCGAACTGGGCGCCGGCTACGATCAGCCGCTGGACGAAGGCATCCTGCGCACGGTATGGATGGATTACGACGAATTGCTGGCTAGCCGGGACAAACACCGTAGTCCGCTGGTGCTGCAGTGCGTGGACGATTACCGGCAGGGCAAGCGCGCGCCGCTGTCGCTGCTGTACACCCATCCGGATGCCATCGGAGCATTCAATGGCTAAACGGGTGGTGATCGGCATGTCCGGCGGCGTCGATTCTTCGGTATCGGCCTGGTTGCTCAAGCAACAAGGCTATGAAGTGATCGGCCTGTTCATGAAAAACTGGGAAGACGATGACGATTCCGAATATTGCTCGTCGCGCCAGGACTGGATCGATGCCGCTAGCGTCGCCGACGTGGTCGGCGTCGATATCGAGGCGGTCAATTTTGCCGCCGAATACAAGGAGCGTGTATTCGCCGAATTCCTGCGCGAATACCAGGCCGGCCGCACGCCCAATCCGGATGTGCTGTGCAATGCCGAGATCAAGTTCAAGGCCTTCCTTGATCATGCCATGAAGCTGGGCGCCGACCTGATCGCCACCGGCCACTATGCGCGGGTGCGCGAAGCCGGCAGCGGGGCCAATGCCGGCCGCTTCGAACTGCTCAAGGCAGTCGACGCCAGCAAGGACCAGAGCTACTTTCTGCACCGGCTGAACCAGGCGCAGTTGTCGAAAACCCTGTTTCCGCTGGGGGAAATCCACAAGACCGAAGTGCGTCGGATCGCCGAAGAAATCGGCTTGCCGAATGCCGCCAAAAAGGATTCGACCGGCATCTGCTTCATCGGCGAGCGCCCTTTCCGCGAATTCCTCAATCGTTACCTGTCCTACAAGCCGGGACCGATGAAAACGCCCGAAGGCGAAACCGTCGGCGAACACGTCGGCCTGTCCTTTTACACCCTCGGGCAAAGAAAGGGCATCGGCATCGGCGGCATGAAAAGCCACCAGAACGCCGATGGCGGCAGCGATCCCTGGTACGTCGCGCGCAAGGATATCGAGACCAACACGCTCTACGTGGTTCAGGGGCACGATCATCCGTGGCTGCTGTCGACCAGCCTGGTGGCCGCGCAGGCGAGCTGGATCGCCGGCACGCCGCCCGTGGAGCTTGCGCTGTCGGCCAAGACCCGCTACCGGCAAGCCGATGTGCCCGGCAGTTTCCAGGCAATGGGCGCGGATGAATTCGCGCTGTCCTTCACCACGCCGCAATGGGCGGTGACGCCGGGGCAATCGGCGGTGCTGTACCAGGGCGAGGTTTGCCTGGGCGGCGGCATCATCAATCGATAAAGCCTGACAAGCCGAATGCGCGCATGGCAGGCCGCAACATAAAAGGTGCATCTTAAAAGCATGTTTGATAGAATGCTTGCCTGAACTCATTGACTGCCATGCGCCTTACCCGATTTTCCGATATCGGACTTCGTGTCCTCATCTACCTTGCCCGCAGCGGCGAACGTCCCGCGCCGGTGACCGTTGCCGAAATTGCCAGCCAGTTCGACATCCCCGTCAACCATCTGGTGAAGGTGGTCGGCCAGCTGGCGCGCTGCGGCTGGATACAGGCCACGCGCGGACGCAATGGCGGACTGCGCCTGCATGTCGCACCGGCGTCGCTGAAGATCGGCGCCGTCCTGCGCCAACTGGAAGGCGAAGCGGAACTGGCTGATTGCAGCGGCCAGGCGTGCCGCCTCAGCCCCGACTGCATATTGCGCGGCGCCCTCGCCGATGGCTTGCGGGCGTTTTACGCCGCCATGGACCGCTACACCCTGGCCGACATTACCGCAGGATCAACCGGAGAGAAAATCGTGCGCATGCAGCGCGACTTCATGAAACAGCTGGCGTAAGCTTCGAGCCCGCCTGGAGATTGCCTGACCGCTCACTCGATGAGCTTGTTTTTTGTGTTTTAAGTTGCATTTTATATGCATAATTTTGGAGGAAATATGGTTTCACCTGCTTCACGTCCCTACATCGATGCCAGCGTGCCCGTATTGCGCGAGCACGGCCTTGCCATCACCAGCACGTTTTACCGCAACATGTTTGCCGAACACCCCGAACTGACCAAGCTGTTCAACATGGGCAACCAGGCCAACGGCGCCCAGCAACAGTCGCTGGCGGCCGCCGTGTTTGCCTATGCGGCCAATATCGACAATGCGCAAGCCCTGGCGCCAGTGGTCAGGCGCATCGTCCACAAGCACGCTTCGGTGGGCATCCGCGCCGAACACTACCCCATCGTTGGCCGCCACCTGCTGGGCGCCATCCAGGAAACCCTGGGCGAAGCCGCCACCGCGCCGCTGCTGGCGGCCTGGGATGAAGCGTATGGCGAACTTGCCGACGCCCTGATTGCGGCCGAACGCGAACTGTATGCCGAGGCCGGCGTCGCGGCGGGCGAATTGCGCGCCGTCCGTGTTACGGAAGTGGTCCGGCAAAGCGAGGATGTGCTGTCATTCACCTTGCAAGCCGTCGATGGCAAGGCGCTGCCGGGATTCAAGCCGGGCCAGTATGTCAGCGTGGCGGTCAGCTTCGCCGATGGCAGCCGGCAGTTGCGGCAATACAGCCTGTCGGACACGCCGCTGGCGGCGCATTTGCGCATTTCGGTCAAGCGCGAAGCGGGAAATCCGCAAGCGCCCGCCGGCCAGGTATCGAACTGGTTGCATGAAAACGTCAAGGCTGGCGACATCCTGCAGATCACCCATCCCTTCGGCGACTTCACCCCCGACGTGGAATCCAGCGAGCCGGTCGTGCTGCTGTCGGCCGGGGTCGGCATCACGCCGATGGTGGCGGCACTGAACCACATCGCCCGGGTCAATCCGGCGCGCCATGTGATTTTTGCGCATGCCGCGCGCGACGCGGAGCATCACGCCCACCAGGCCGATGTCGCCGCCGCCAAGGCGGCCATGCCCAACCTCCGGGTGCTCACCTTCCATGAAACCGCGTCCGCAACAACCGCGCGCGATCTCCATGCCGGCCGCATGGATGCGGTCCGGCTGCCATCCTGGCCGCGCACGGAAACCAATGTCTACCTGTGCGGGCCGCTGGCTTTCATGCGCGAGCAATGGCAGGCGCTGATCGCTGCAGGGACACCGGCTGCGCGACTGCATCGGGAAGTATTCGGTCCGGAAATGCTGGATTACCTCGGCTAAGCCAGCCTGCTGCCAAATTTTCCTGGCGGCAGCGGCCGTGGACAGTTGCAGTAGGATCGCCACGTAGTTTCCTGTCATTTGTTGTATGCGCCGCGCAATGTGCGCGCAGCATACGTCCATTTAGCGGAGTGAACTGGTATCAAGTGCTTCGTCGCGTAGTCGCTGCGGCAGCCAGCGCCATGCCGACGAGGATGAGGCACAAGCCCGCGGCAAAAAGCGGAGACAACCGGTTACCCAGGAGCAGTATCGAAGCCAGGATGCCGACCAGTGGCACGCCCAGCGTGAAGGTGGACATAGCAAAGCTGCTGATGCGGCGGCCGTGCTCGGCAGAAATCACGAAGCAGGCCGAAGTCGCCACTGGACCGATAAAGAACAGCAGTTCCAGGAGCCGCAGATCAAACGGGATCGCGGCTGGAGAACCCTCCAGTGCCAATGCAAAACCAGCGAGCGGCACAGTGGCAATCAGCATCTGCCAGGGCGCAAGCGACAACGGTGATGCTGTCCACCGATGGCGCTTGATATGCAGGATCACTACCGACCAACTGATGGCGCCGATCACCAGGAAGACCGCCCCCATGGCTGCACCCGGTGCAGCCCAGTCCATCTCCCAAGGCGAGCAAATCAGGCCAATACCCGTCAAGCCCACAGCCAGAGCAAGGAGCTGCCATCGAGTAGGAGCATTGCGAAACAGTAACCACCCAGCAATCACACCCCACAACGGCGTAGTGTATGCCAGAAGCACCGCGCGGCTCGTGTCCACGTGCGTCATGGCGATCATGCCCAGGCCCGTGAACACCATCATCTGCAGCAGTCCCATGCTGGCGACGATGGGCCAGTCTGCCCGAGGCGGGAATGCCAGTGAGCCGCGGACCGCGAGAAAGGCGAACAAGCACAATGCGGCGCTGCCAAATCGGATGGCAGCCAGCCACAGGGGCGGCACGGAATCCAGCGCAAGTTTGGTTGCGGGCCAGCTAAGTCCCCAAAGCAACACCATAACCCCGAGCCAAGCCAAAGTGCCGCTCCCGGCGAGCGGCGATGAGTCAGCCCGAGACGGGCTAAATGACGTTTTTGATATGTTCATGAGACGGACGCGAAATTGTCTATTTGCAGAACATATTACGCATATTCAGCAGAAATTAATTACCTATATAACCTTCAACAAGTCATAATTGGGTTAAATTTACCTAGTTTTTTCCATAATAAGGAGAAAGTATTCTTGAGCCATGTGATCTTGGATGAAGCCAGCCTCCGCATCCTGGATGAGCTGCAGCAGAATGCGGAATTGAGCAACGCCGAGTTGGCGGAACGGATAGGCCTGTCAGCGTCGCCTTGCTGGCGTCGCGTGGTGGATTTGAAGCAAAGTGGCGTTCTCCGGGGCTCGGTTTCCCTGGTCGATCCGCTGAAGCTTGGGCTTGCGGTCAACGTCTTCGTCCATGTCACGCTCAAGCAGCAAGACAAGGACTCCCTTGAAGTTTTCACGCGCGCCATCGCCATGCGGCCGGAAGTCATGGAGTGCTATCTCATGAGCGGAGAGGCAGACTTCATGCTGCGCGTGGTGATCGAAGACCTGATCAAATATCAGACCCTGCTGCTGGAGTGCTTGACGCAGATACCAGGAGTCGCAAGCATCAGAAGTAGTTTTGCCCTCAGTCAGGTCAAATACACCACGGCGCTACCTACCGGACATTTGCGCAAAGGGTGATGCGGCCATCTCAAGGCTGTTGACGCTCAAGCAATGGGTGAAGCGCGGTATGGTGCTGTTCCGCTTGCTACAGACGTCCCCTAAAATAAAAGAGGCCACCTCTTGGTAGCCTCTTTTAGGAAATTTAATTTTCCTGGGAAAAATCTAGCTTTCTATCGAATCCAATCCTACAGCCATATCGGCAAAAAGCAGGGCAGATCCATACGCCATCGCATTGAATGAAGTACTTGCATAATTCCACCAACTACCCCATAATCTAAATACGAATTGTTCTCATTCATAGTTAGATTGCAAATGAACAGCGCCTCAAACTCCGGCAAACAGCCACCGTCACCGCCTTCGGCAATTGTCCCAGTAGGGTCGGGTGCGGTCGTCCGGCTCATGTCGCAGGATTTGTTCGAGCTGGCGCGCGAAGTCGAAATCGACCACGGCGGCCGGATCTACAAGCTGCGGGTAACGCAGCAAAACAAGCTGATTCTGACTGCGTGAGTACGCATTTCCCTATTTGACTTATCGGGTAACGTAATGATTGTTTGTGTTTGCAATAATGTCTCCGATCGAAAAATCCGCCAGGCGGCTGACGAAGGCATGACCACGTTGGCGGATTTGCGCAAGCACCTGGACGTTGGCACCTGCTGCGGCAAATGCCATTCGTGCGCCAAGCAAGTGCTGCGCGAATGCCGGGAAACCAAGCCGTCGATGCTGTTCCCCATGCAGGCCATGGCGGCCTAATCAGGCGGATGGCGCTTTCCGGTATCATGACATCCCTTGCATCATCAGAAAGCCTTGCCGATGAGCGCCCGTCCATCCATCCATTTTCCATGCTTGCCAGCCAGCCTCCCGACGCCCCGACGCCCGCCAACGGACCCAGCCGACAAGGACATCTCCTGAAGCAAGCGGGCCCGCTCGGACTGGTGATTCTGCTGCACATCGGTTTTTTCTATGTCATGCAAAGCGGCTTGATGCAACAGCCGGCACCACCGGAACCCAAGGAAATCGTCGCCATATTGATCGCCGCGCAGCCGGCGCCGGCGCCCAAACCCGCAGCGCCGCAGCCGCCCCTGCCGCAGCCCGTCCCGAAGCCGGCGAAACCGGTGAAACCGGTCGTCACCCCCAAACCGCCGCAGCAACCCGCGCCCAAAGCGATCACCACGCAAGCCGAGCCGGCGCCGGCGCCGGCCCCCGCCGAACCGGCAGCCGCGACCGCACCGGCCAACAGCGCACCGGCAACAGCCACCCCCGGCCCGGTCGTACCCGCGGCACCAGTTCAGCCCCGCACCGTCACCAGCGGCGTCGAATACCTGCAGCCGCCGCGCCCGGAATACCCGGCGCTGTCGCGCCGCATGGGCGAGGAAGGCACGGTGATGCTGCGCATCCTGATCACAGAACGCGGCCGCGCCGAACGCGCCGACATCCACAAGTCCTCGGGCGTGCCGCGCCTGGACGAAGCTGCGCGCCAGGCGGCCTTGCGCGCCGTCTTCAAACCCTATACGGAAAATGGCAGGCCAGTCCCGGTCTATGCGATTTTGCCGATCAGCTTTCAACTGGATAACTGAGGAAACAACATCATGCAAGCAAGTCCGTACGGATTGGATAACCTGTGGCAGCAAGGCGATCTTGTCACCAAGAGCGTCGCTGTCCTGCTGATCGCCATGTCGATCGCCTCCTGGTACGTGATCGTCACCAAGGCGCTGCAACTGTTGCAGTACCGGCGCGCGGCCAAGGCCGCTGGCCACCAGTTCTGGGATGCCACCACCTTGCAAGAAGGCTTGGCTACGCTCGGCAGCAACAATCCATTTGCCGTGCTGGCGAGCGCCGGCGTCGGCGCCATGCAGCACCACAGCGCGCACCAGGGGCATTTGCACGACGAATTGTCGGTGAGCGACTGGATCACCCTGTCGCTGCGCCAGGCCATCGATGAAGTAACTTCCAAGCTGCAGACCGGCATGGCGGTGCTCGCGTCAGTCGCCTCGAGTGCGCCTTTCGTCGGCCTGTTCGGCACCGTCTGGGGCATTTACCACGCCCTGGTATCGATCGGCTCCTCCGGCCAGGCCAGCATCGACCAGGTGGCCGGCCCGGTCGGCGAAGCGTTGATCATGACCGCGCTTGGCCTGGCAGTGGCGATTCCGGCATCCTTCGGCTAT
This window harbors:
- the mnmA gene encoding tRNA 2-thiouridine(34) synthase MnmA, encoding MAKRVVIGMSGGVDSSVSAWLLKQQGYEVIGLFMKNWEDDDDSEYCSSRQDWIDAASVADVVGVDIEAVNFAAEYKERVFAEFLREYQAGRTPNPDVLCNAEIKFKAFLDHAMKLGADLIATGHYARVREAGSGANAGRFELLKAVDASKDQSYFLHRLNQAQLSKTLFPLGEIHKTEVRRIAEEIGLPNAAKKDSTGICFIGERPFREFLNRYLSYKPGPMKTPEGETVGEHVGLSFYTLGQRKGIGIGGMKSHQNADGGSDPWYVARKDIETNTLYVVQGHDHPWLLSTSLVAAQASWIAGTPPVELALSAKTRYRQADVPGSFQAMGADEFALSFTTPQWAVTPGQSAVLYQGEVCLGGGIINR
- a CDS encoding energy transducer TonB, whose amino-acid sequence is MTSLASSESLADERPSIHPFSMLASQPPDAPTPANGPSRQGHLLKQAGPLGLVILLHIGFFYVMQSGLMQQPAPPEPKEIVAILIAAQPAPAPKPAAPQPPLPQPVPKPAKPVKPVVTPKPPQQPAPKAITTQAEPAPAPAPAEPAAATAPANSAPATATPGPVVPAAPVQPRTVTSGVEYLQPPRPEYPALSRRMGEEGTVMLRILITERGRAERADIHKSSGVPRLDEAARQAALRAVFKPYTENGRPVPVYAILPISFQLDN
- a CDS encoding RrF2 family transcriptional regulator — its product is MRLTRFSDIGLRVLIYLARSGERPAPVTVAEIASQFDIPVNHLVKVVGQLARCGWIQATRGRNGGLRLHVAPASLKIGAVLRQLEGEAELADCSGQACRLSPDCILRGALADGLRAFYAAMDRYTLADITAGSTGEKIVRMQRDFMKQLA
- a CDS encoding MotA/TolQ/ExbB proton channel family protein; translated protein: MQASPYGLDNLWQQGDLVTKSVAVLLIAMSIASWYVIVTKALQLLQYRRAAKAAGHQFWDATTLQEGLATLGSNNPFAVLASAGVGAMQHHSAHQGHLHDELSVSDWITLSLRQAIDEVTSKLQTGMAVLASVASSAPFVGLFGTVWGIYHALVSIGSSGQASIDQVAGPVGEALIMTALGLAVAIPASFGYNALVRGNKNVTARLHKFGFDLHALFVTGARSGTGKDGAGSGKLAVVGAS
- the hemP gene encoding hemin uptake protein HemP; amino-acid sequence: MNSASNSGKQPPSPPSAIVPVGSGAVVRLMSQDLFELAREVEIDHGGRIYKLRVTQQNKLILTA
- a CDS encoding DMT family transporter translates to MVLLWGLSWPATKLALDSVPPLWLAAIRFGSAALCLFAFLAVRGSLAFPPRADWPIVASMGLLQMMVFTGLGMIAMTHVDTSRAVLLAYTTPLWGVIAGWLLFRNAPTRWQLLALAVGLTGIGLICSPWEMDWAAPGAAMGAVFLVIGAISWSVVILHIKRHRWTASPLSLAPWQMLIATVPLAGFALALEGSPAAIPFDLRLLELLFFIGPVATSACFVISAEHGRRISSFAMSTFTLGVPLVGILASILLLGNRLSPLFAAGLCLILVGMALAAAATTRRST
- the hmpA gene encoding NO-inducible flavohemoprotein, with product MVSPASRPYIDASVPVLREHGLAITSTFYRNMFAEHPELTKLFNMGNQANGAQQQSLAAAVFAYAANIDNAQALAPVVRRIVHKHASVGIRAEHYPIVGRHLLGAIQETLGEAATAPLLAAWDEAYGELADALIAAERELYAEAGVAAGELRAVRVTEVVRQSEDVLSFTLQAVDGKALPGFKPGQYVSVAVSFADGSRQLRQYSLSDTPLAAHLRISVKREAGNPQAPAGQVSNWLHENVKAGDILQITHPFGDFTPDVESSEPVVLLSAGVGITPMVAALNHIARVNPARHVIFAHAARDAEHHAHQADVAAAKAAMPNLRVLTFHETASATTARDLHAGRMDAVRLPSWPRTETNVYLCGPLAFMREQWQALIAAGTPAARLHREVFGPEMLDYLG
- a CDS encoding Lrp/AsnC family transcriptional regulator; its protein translation is MSHVILDEASLRILDELQQNAELSNAELAERIGLSASPCWRRVVDLKQSGVLRGSVSLVDPLKLGLAVNVFVHVTLKQQDKDSLEVFTRAIAMRPEVMECYLMSGEADFMLRVVIEDLIKYQTLLLECLTQIPGVASIRSSFALSQVKYTTALPTGHLRKG
- a CDS encoding NUDIX hydrolase, whose protein sequence is MTSATWKPAVTVAAIIERGGRFLLVEEETSDGIRFNQPAGHLDPGETLIQAVARETLEEAAHDFEATALVGVYMSRYLSSRTGQEVTYLRFAFSGELGAGYDQPLDEGILRTVWMDYDELLASRDKHRSPLVLQCVDDYRQGKRAPLSLLYTHPDAIGAFNG
- a CDS encoding (2Fe-2S)-binding protein, producing MIVCVCNNVSDRKIRQAADEGMTTLADLRKHLDVGTCCGKCHSCAKQVLRECRETKPSMLFPMQAMAA